From Rutidosis leptorrhynchoides isolate AG116_Rl617_1_P2 chromosome 3, CSIRO_AGI_Rlap_v1, whole genome shotgun sequence, a single genomic window includes:
- the LOC139897550 gene encoding uncharacterized protein: MDDNATIRNLPIYKAAMNDDWDCVEHIFDANPDKLDAKITIWWETPLHIAIGTNTSHRFVNNIVENIVFTDARKLGAKNCWGNTALHYAAKLGNTIDAKLLVSKDPGIAQVTNTEGHTALKLAAWYGRHDTLWYLLGVTKDEPGENGMSPYSGVSGADLITLSITAGFCDVALYLVKKYPDMVTQKDRNGDTALKVLASKPHVFPSGSKLHIFQNLIYSCIPVDLEKTSDHTFRSFISKLILLISPKDLYNKKLMHVQTLKLVERMCSVVIEKGSHDIAWDILGTAVSTAVKYGIHELIKVCVETYPDIVWYEDDGFYLFIAAIRYRQEKVFNLVYRMTGHKVFAATVNSNADNPLHIAGRLSPLPRLKTVSGAALQMQRELQWYKKVESLVKPIYKEALNNDQMTPRMVFTNEHKDLVDEGEAWMKDTSSSSTVVGALVVTMAFAAAFTVPGGNDSNGLPFFLDDPVFLIFIVSDAIALFASTTSVLMFLAILTSRYAEEDFYYALPKRMMIALVSLFLSLAATMIAFSAALALVLRDEIPWIAAPVTLFASVPVTLFAMLQFPLLVELVYSTYGPSIFIDV; the protein is encoded by the exons ATGGACGATAACGCCACAATTCGCAACCTTCCTATCTACAAAGCAGCAATGAACGACGATTGGGACTGCGTTGAGCACATCTTCGATGCTAATCCCGATAAACTCGATGCCAAAATCACCATTTGGTGGGAAACACCATTGCACATAGCAATTGGAACCAACACTTCGCACCGTTTTGTTAACAACATCGTAGAAAATATCGTATTTACAGATGCTCGGAAGCTTGGGGCGAAAAACTGTTGGGGAAACACTGCCCTACATTATGCTGCTAAACTCGGGAACACGATAGACGCTAAACTTTTGGTGTCAAAAGATCCGGGTATTGCACAGGTTACTAATACGGAAGGACACACTGCGTTAAAGCTGGCTGCATGGTACGGTCGACACGACACGCTTTGGTATTTGTTGGGTGTGACTAAAGATGAGCCTGGAGAGAATGGTATGAGTCCGTATAGTGGAGTTTCTGGTGCTGATCTCATTACTCTATCCATAACCGCAGGCTTTTGTG ATGTAGCCTTGTATCTAGTCAAAAAGTACCCGGATATGGTTACTCAGAAAGATAGGAATGGTGATACTGCATTAAAAGTCTTAGCTTCAAAACCACATGTTTTTCCAAGTGGCAGTAAATTACATATCTTCCAGAATCTCATTTACTCAT GCATCCCTGTGGATCTTGAAAAAACATCAGATCACACGTTCAGATCGTTCATCTCAAAGTTAATCCTACTCATATCCCCTAAAGATTTGTATAATAAGAAACTAATGCACGTACAGACACTAAAACTTGTGGAACGTATGTGTTCGGTTGTTATAGAAAAAGGTAGTCATGATATAGCATGGGATATACTAGGAACTGCGGTATCTACAGCTGTGAAATACGGGATTCATGAACTTATAAAGGTGTGTGTTGAGACTTACCCGGATATAGTTTGGTATGAAGATGATGGGTTCTATTTGTTCATTGCTGCGATTAGATATCGTCAAGAAAAAGTGTTTAATCTTGTGTACCGAATGACGGGGCATAAGGTATTTGCAGCAACTGTAAATTCCAATGCAGACAACCCGTTGCATATAGCTGGGAGGTTGTCGCCTCTCCCTCGCCTCAAAACTGTCAGTGGAGCAGCTTTACAAATGCAACGGGAACTTCAGTGGTACAAG AAAGTGGAGAGCCTCGTCAAGCCGATATATAAAGAAGCGTTAAACAATGATCAAATGACACCAAGAATGGTATTTACCAACGAACACAAGGATTTAGTTGATGAAGGAGAAGCATGGATGAAGgacacatcatcatcatctacgGTTGTGGGAGCACTCGTTGTCACCATGGCATTTGCAGCCGCCTTTACAGTGCCAGGTGGCAATGACAGTAATGGCTTACCATTTTTTCTAGACGATCCAGTATTCCTAATATTTATAGTATCAGATGCCATAGCATTATTCGCTTCGACGACTTCCGTTTTAATGTTTCTAGCCATACTTACTTCCCGGTATGCTGAAGAAGATTTTTACTATGCGTTACCTAAGAGGATGATGATCGCGCTCGTGTCACTTTTTTTGTCACTTGCTGCTACAATGATAGCGTTTAGTGCAGCACTTGCGTTAGTGCTACGAGACGAAATACCGTGGATAGCTGCACCGGTTACGTTATTTGCATCGGTTCCGGTGACGTTATTTGCTATGCTTCAGTTTCCGTTGCTTGTCGAACTGGTTTATTCAACATACGGGCCAAGCATTTTTATTGACGTATAG
- the LOC139897551 gene encoding ER lumen protein-retaining receptor-like codes for MNIFRLAGDMTHLASILVLLLKIHTIKSCAGISLKTQELYALVFVTRYLDIFTDFISVYNTVMKIIYLGSSFTIVWYIRRHKIVRRSYDKDLDTFRHYFLLLPCLLLAVLIHQKFTFKEVMWTFSLYLEAVAILPQLVLLQRTRNIDNLTGQYVFLLGAYRSLYIFNWVYRYFTEPHYVHWITWIAGLIQTLLYADFFYYYFESWKNNVKLQLPA; via the exons ATGAATATTTTCAGACTTGCAGGTGATATGACTCATCTGGCCAGCATTCTCGTCTTGCTTCTCAAGATACACACAATCAAATCATGCGCTG GGATTTCATTGAAGACTCAGGAGCTATATGCGCTGGTTTTTGTTACTCGTTACTTGGATATATTCACAGACTTCATTTCAGTGTATAATACTGTCATGAAGATAATATATCTGGGAAGTTCTTTTACTATTGTATGGTATATTAGGCGCCACAAGATTGTACGTAGATCATATGATAAAGATCTTGATACCTTTCGGCATTATTTCCTCTTACTTCCTTGTTTGCTTCTAGCTGTACTTATTCACCAGAAGTTCACTTTTAAAgag GTAATGTGGACATTCTCTTTATACCTGGAAGCTGTTGCTATACTTCCTCAGCTTGTTTTGCTGCAAAGGACTAGAAATATCGACAACTTGACTGGACAATATGTGTTTCTCCTAGG AGCATACCGTTCGTTGTACATTTTTAACTGGGTCTACCGTTACTTCACTGAGCCTCATTATGTCCACTGGATCA CTTGGATTGCTGGCCTAATCCAAACGTTGCTTTATGCTGATTTCTTCTACTACTACTTTGAAAG CTGGAAGAACAATGTAAAGCTCCAGTTACCAGCTTGA